The following are encoded together in the Anopheles nili chromosome 3, idAnoNiliSN_F5_01, whole genome shotgun sequence genome:
- the LOC128725714 gene encoding cyclic nucleotide-gated cation channel alpha-3 yields the protein MSTAKRLVLSLRGRKESHSTAGTSSTRLVSANSTSPGHELDEIAVVSVGAESGHVSYGSLSLGHTNGPRYIPDDDGNASFDSAKLSRHHSHSLNGTDAAIMHLAPPPLEAVGSDFNTIQSSAGDHNRNSVSRQSLMDIVSSKLGMSGPQLGQSISQQGFFSSRDSLSASGTSRPLHSHVSATTSEMDLSRKDRKRERSKLKAGDPPLLGSWSRTGPRESNANAMGPCPTRASTNHLATPCVPGTGSTCNGADRYIFGRRSGCSTSSRKSNGRRWSFVFDPAGRLCYYWSMVVSMAFLYNFWVIIYRFAFQEINGESIVLWFCLDYFSDFLYLVDILFHFRTGYLEDGVLQTDSTKLRQHYMNSTTFYIDCLCLLPLDFLYLSIGFNSILRSFRLVKIYRFWAFMDRTERHTNYPNLFRSTSLIHYLLVIFHWNGCLYHIIYKNNGFGSKNWVYHDSESADVVKQYLQSYYWCTLALTTIGDLPRPRSKAEYVFVIAQLLFGLMLFATVLGHVANIVTSVSAARKEFQAKLDGVKTYMRMRRVPNHLQVKVIKWFDYLWLTQKCSDEERAVSCLPDKLKAEIAINVHLDTLKRVEIFQNTEAGFLCELVLKLRPVLFSPGDFICRKGEVGKEMYIVNRGRLQVVADNGKTVMASLKAGSYFGEISILNMGTAGKALGNRRTASVRSVGYSDLFVLSKKDMWDVLKEYPAARVRLEAIAVKRLEKYKKAPLEKVAMGRCQSTPGLVETKGRTTIEDMWISPTTAITSAGSMMAPSYAPPSGSRITSPRSHRGDVGSSRQPQSPGSISPSLHSSEERPRSRTASHLARPQSQPCRTGPPCGSLTHIESSGATPLLGSHEALEGEIKRLRERLHTVESENFTLNAKLAQQQWEVEHRLAEIEMQICGASSASSVSQENETEDLERNRESII from the exons ATGATGACGGGAATGCTAGTTTTGACAGCGCGAAACTGTCGCGGCATCACTCGCACTCTCTCAACGGGACGGACGCGGCAATAATGCACCTAGCGCCGCCGCCGCTCGAGGCCGTCGGATCCGATTTCAATACCATTCAATCGTCCGCCGGCGACCATAACCGAAACTCTGTGAGCCGTCAAAGTCTCATGG ATATCGTCAGTTCCAAGCTAGGCATGTCCGGCCCCCAGCTGGGCCAGAGCATATCGCAGCAAGGATTCTTCTCGTCCCGCGACAGCCTCTCGGCCTCCGGTACGTCCCGGCCCCTGCACTCCCATGTGTCCGCCACCACCTCCGAGATGGACCTGTCCCGGAAGGACCGGAAACGCGAACGGAGCAAGCTGAAAGCGGGCGATCCGCCCCTACTGGGTTCCTGGAGCCGCACTGGGCCTCGCGAATCGAACGCAAACGCGATGGGTCCGTGCCCGACGCGCGCCTCCACCAATCACCTGGCCACCCCATGCGTCCCTGGCACCGGCAGCACCTGTAACGGTGCGGATCGATACAT ATTCGGACGCCGATCTGGCTGCTCGACCTCGTCACGTAAGTCGAATGGCCGGCGGTGGTCTTTCGTGTTCGATCCAGCCGGCCGGCTCTGTTACTACTGGTCGATGGTGGTGTCGATGGCGTTCCTCTACAACTTCTGGGTGATCATCTACCGGTTCGCGTTCCAGGAGATCAACGGCGAATCGATCGTGCTGTGGTTTTGTCTAGACTACTTTTCGGATTTTTTATACCTCGTAGATATTCTGTTCCACTTCCGTACGGGTTACCTCGAGGACGGCGTGCTGCAGACCGACTCGACCAAGCTACGGCAGCACTACATGAACTCGACGACGTTCTACATCGACTGCCTTTGTTTGTTGCCGTTagattttttatatttatcgATAGGGTTCAACTCGATACTGCGCTCGTTTAGGCTAGTCAAGATTTATCGATTCTGGGCCTTCATGGATCGCACCGAGCGGCACACGAACTATCCGAATTTATTCCGCTCGACCTCGTTGATACACTATCTGCTGGTGATCTTCCACTGGAACGGTTGTTTATATCACATTATCTATAAGAATAACGGTTTCGGCTCAAAGAACTGGGTCTACCACGACTCGGAATCGGCGGACGTGGTGAAGCAGTACTTGCAGAGCTACTACTGGTGCACGCTCGCCCTAACCACGATCGGCGACCTGCCACGACCTCGCTCGAAAGCGGAGTACGTCTTCGTCATCGCGCAGCTGCTGTTCGGCCTGATGCTGTTTGCGACCGTACTTGGGCATGTGGCCAACATCGTCACCTCGGTGAGCGCAGCCAGGAAGGAATTTCAAG CCAAGCTGGACGGTGTCAAGACCTACATGCGGATGCGAAGAGTGCCCAATCATCTACAGGTGAAAGTCATAAAATGGTTTGATTACCTCTGGCTGACGCAAAAGTGCTCGGACGAGGAGCGGGCTGTATCATGTCTTCCTGATAAATTAAAG GCTGAGATAGCTATAAATGTTCATTTAGATACACTTAAGCGAgtagaaatatttcaaaataccGAGGCGGGATTCCTGTGCGAGCTGGTGCTAAAACTTCGGCCGGTTCTATTCTCTCCCGGTGACTTCATCTGTCGCAAAG GAGAGGTCGGCAAGGAGATGTACATAGTGAACCGGGGGCGACTGCAGGTGGTGGCCGACAACGGCAAGACGGTGATGGCGTCGCTGAAGGCGGGCTCCTACTTCGGCGAGATCAGTATCCTCAACATGGGTACGGCAGGTAAAGCGCTCG GAAACCGTCGTACAGCGAGCGTCCGCTCGGTCGGCTACAGCGATCTGTTCGTGCTGAGCAAAAAGGACATGTGGGACGTGCTGAAGGAGTACCCGGCGGCCCGCGTGCGGCTCGAGGCCATCGCCGTGAAGCGGCTCGAGAAGTACAAGAAGGCACCGCTAGAAAAAG TTGCTATGGGACGCTGCCAATCGACACCAGGTCTAGTGGAGACGAAGGGCCGCACCACGATCGAGGACATGTGGATATCGCCCACGACGGCCATCACGTCGGCGGGCTCGATGATGGCGCCCTCGTACGCTCCTCCCTCGGGCAG CCGCATCACGAGCCCGCGGTCGCATAGAGGTGACGTGGGCAGCAGTCGGCAACCGCAATCGCCTGGCTCGATCAGCCCGAGCCTGCACAGTTCCGAGGAACGGCCGCGAAGTCGGACCGCATCCCATCTGGCCCGACCGCAGTCGCAACCGTGCCGGACAG gacccccCTGCGGCTCGCTAACGCACATCGAGTCGTCCGGTGCGACACCGCTGCTTGGCTCACACGAGGCTCTCGAGGGCGAAATCAAGCGGCTACGCGAGCGCCTGCACACGGTCGAGTCGGAAAACTTCACGCTGAACGCAAAGCTCGCCCAGCAACAGTGGGAGGTCGAACACCGGCTGGCGGAGATCGAGATGCAGATCTGCGGCGCATCGTCCGCATCCAGCGTCAGCCAGGAGAACGAAACCGAAGACCTCGAGCGGAACCGCGAGAGCATCATATAA